One window from the genome of Oryctolagus cuniculus chromosome 1, mOryCun1.1, whole genome shotgun sequence encodes:
- the CYB5R2 gene encoding NADH-cytochrome b5 reductase 2 isoform X2 has product MLGISLRDPSLLLAITVIGVTVLLVALKTMGSRKKELITLQDPDAKYPLPLIEKEHINHNTRRFRFGLPSPEHILGLPVGNYVHLLAKIDDELVVRAYTPVSSDDDHGFVDLIIKIYFKNVHPRYPEGGKMTQYLENMKIGDTILFRGPNGRLFYNGPGNLGIKQYKTSEPEKKLVHHLGMIAGGTGITPMLQLIRHITKNPKDRTKMSLIFANQTEEDILVRKELEDISRTHLDQFNLWYTLDRPPLGWKYSSGYVTADMIKEHLPAPGKYTLILVCGPPPLIQIAAHPNLEKLGYTKDMIFTY; this is encoded by the exons ATGTTGGGCATCTCCCTCCGG GACCCGAGCCTGCTCCTCGCCATCACTGTTATTGGGGTCACGGTGCTGCTGGTGGCTTTGAAGACCATGGGTTCCAGAAAGAAAGAGCTTATCACCTTACAGGACCCCGATGCCAAGTACCCGCTGCCCTTGATTGAGAAAGAG CACATCAACCACAACACCCGGAGGTTCCGCTTCGGACTGCCCTCGCCGGAGCATATCTTAGGGCTTCCTGTAG GTAACTATGTCCACCTCTTGGCCAAAATTGATGATGAGTTGGTGGTGAGGGCTTACACGCCTGTCTCCAGCGATGATGACCATGGCTTTGTGGACTTAATTATAAAG ATCTACTTCAAAAATGTTCACCCCCGTTATCCTGAAGGAGGAAAGATGACTCAGTATTTGGAGAATATGAAAATTGGGGACACCATTCTTTTTCGAGGGCCAAATGGGCGCCTGTTCTACAATGGGCCAG GGAATCTTGGAATCAAACAATACAAAACAAGCGAGCCTGAAAAGAAACTGGTCCATCACCTGGGAATGATTGCTGGGGGTACAG GCATCACGCCCATGCTGCAGCTCATTCGCCACATCACCAAGAACCCCAAGGACAGGACCAAGATGTCCCTCATCTTTGCCAACCAG ACAGAGGAGGATATCTTGGTGAGAAAGGAGCTTGAAGACATTTCCAGGACTCATCTAGACCAGTTCAACCTGTGGTACACCCTGGACAGGCCGCCTCTTG GCTGGAAGTACAGCTCGGGCTATGTTACTGCTGACATGATCAAGGAGCACCTCCCCGCTCCTGGGAAGTACACGCTCATCCTGGTGTGTGGCCCGCCACCTCTGATCCAGATAGCCGCTCATCCCAACCTGGAGAAGCTGGGTTATACCAAGGACATGATCTTTACCTACTAA
- the CYB5R2 gene encoding NADH-cytochrome b5 reductase 2 isoform X1, with amino-acid sequence MQGGWQSPWQDPSLLLAITVIGVTVLLVALKTMGSRKKELITLQDPDAKYPLPLIEKEHINHNTRRFRFGLPSPEHILGLPVGNYVHLLAKIDDELVVRAYTPVSSDDDHGFVDLIIKIYFKNVHPRYPEGGKMTQYLENMKIGDTILFRGPNGRLFYNGPGNLGIKQYKTSEPEKKLVHHLGMIAGGTGITPMLQLIRHITKNPKDRTKMSLIFANQTEEDILVRKELEDISRTHLDQFNLWYTLDRPPLGWKYSSGYVTADMIKEHLPAPGKYTLILVCGPPPLIQIAAHPNLEKLGYTKDMIFTY; translated from the exons ATGCAGGGAGGCTGGCAGAGCCCCTGGCAG GACCCGAGCCTGCTCCTCGCCATCACTGTTATTGGGGTCACGGTGCTGCTGGTGGCTTTGAAGACCATGGGTTCCAGAAAGAAAGAGCTTATCACCTTACAGGACCCCGATGCCAAGTACCCGCTGCCCTTGATTGAGAAAGAG CACATCAACCACAACACCCGGAGGTTCCGCTTCGGACTGCCCTCGCCGGAGCATATCTTAGGGCTTCCTGTAG GTAACTATGTCCACCTCTTGGCCAAAATTGATGATGAGTTGGTGGTGAGGGCTTACACGCCTGTCTCCAGCGATGATGACCATGGCTTTGTGGACTTAATTATAAAG ATCTACTTCAAAAATGTTCACCCCCGTTATCCTGAAGGAGGAAAGATGACTCAGTATTTGGAGAATATGAAAATTGGGGACACCATTCTTTTTCGAGGGCCAAATGGGCGCCTGTTCTACAATGGGCCAG GGAATCTTGGAATCAAACAATACAAAACAAGCGAGCCTGAAAAGAAACTGGTCCATCACCTGGGAATGATTGCTGGGGGTACAG GCATCACGCCCATGCTGCAGCTCATTCGCCACATCACCAAGAACCCCAAGGACAGGACCAAGATGTCCCTCATCTTTGCCAACCAG ACAGAGGAGGATATCTTGGTGAGAAAGGAGCTTGAAGACATTTCCAGGACTCATCTAGACCAGTTCAACCTGTGGTACACCCTGGACAGGCCGCCTCTTG GCTGGAAGTACAGCTCGGGCTATGTTACTGCTGACATGATCAAGGAGCACCTCCCCGCTCCTGGGAAGTACACGCTCATCCTGGTGTGTGGCCCGCCACCTCTGATCCAGATAGCCGCTCATCCCAACCTGGAGAAGCTGGGTTATACCAAGGACATGATCTTTACCTACTAA